Proteins encoded by one window of Methanomassiliicoccus luminyensis B10:
- a CDS encoding winged helix-turn-helix domain-containing protein: MSNGSLQEQLDVLRSEVRALGSSVAGIKREDFARAYAEQIRSILLERIDRALAEMVDAGGREEARSRLVEMVDRSVASYQVGSKEQALSVLDEFQEEIVNGTAPFNDRRYSKLAQDLIRQIRSYLELEKIVNKPTQSVLGDPRAPTATKEVLSPVAAEKALAPLASSWRMNILMLLSMDSRSLAELSKELGVQKGHLQFHLRSLSNADYIRYDRRTHLYSLTERGSIALDGVAELVGRLER, from the coding sequence ATGAGCAACGGCAGCCTCCAGGAGCAATTGGACGTACTGCGGAGCGAGGTCCGGGCCCTCGGCAGCTCCGTGGCGGGCATCAAGCGCGAGGACTTCGCTCGCGCGTACGCCGAGCAGATACGCTCGATATTGCTGGAGAGGATCGACCGAGCCCTGGCCGAGATGGTCGACGCCGGGGGCAGGGAGGAGGCCAGGAGCCGGCTGGTCGAGATGGTGGACCGTTCCGTCGCCTCCTACCAGGTGGGGAGCAAGGAGCAGGCCCTGAGCGTGCTGGACGAGTTCCAGGAGGAGATAGTCAACGGCACAGCACCGTTCAATGACCGGCGGTACTCCAAGCTCGCCCAGGACCTTATCCGGCAGATACGGTCGTACCTAGAGCTGGAGAAGATCGTCAACAAGCCGACCCAGAGCGTCCTCGGCGACCCCCGGGCGCCCACCGCCACCAAGGAGGTGCTGTCGCCGGTGGCGGCGGAGAAGGCGCTCGCCCCCCTGGCCAGCTCTTGGAGGATGAACATCCTCATGCTGCTCTCGATGGACAGCCGGTCCCTCGCCGAGCTCAGCAAGGAGCTGGGAGTGCAGAAGGGGCATTTGCAGTTCCACCTGAGGTCCCTGTCCAACGCGGACTACATCCGCTACGACCGGAGGACGCATCTTTATTCCCTCACCGAGAGAGGCTCGATCGCGCTCGACGGGGTGGCCGAGCTGGTGGGGCGGCTGGAGCGGTGA